A DNA window from Niabella yanshanensis contains the following coding sequences:
- a CDS encoding alpha-isopropylmalate synthase regulatory domain-containing protein, whose translation MDTTLRDGEQTSGVSFSAQEKLTIAQLLLTEVKVDRIEIASARVSEGEFQAVKRITDWATSNGLIDKVEVLTFVDGDTSIKWMQKAGAKVMNLLTKGSLNHLTHQLKKTPEQHFAEIASVLKLAAKKGITCNVYLEDWSNGMRFSKDYVFQYIDFLATQPVKRVLLPDTLGILIPSEASKYLTEITNRYPTLHFDFHGHNDYDLSVANALEAVKAGIRGLHLTINGMGERAGNTPLESVVAVLNDFQKDVKISVNEKALYKVSRLVEAFSGFRISANKPVVGENVFTQTAGIHADGDKKKNLYYNDLMPERFGRKRKYALGKTSGKANIENNLAQLGIQLSDEDLKIVTQRIIELGDKKETVTQDDLPYIISDVLDSHTIGDRVVVEDYVLTHSKNMRPSTTVILKFEDGIIEENASGDGQYDAFMNALTRIYTKKKLPLAKLRDYIVRIPPGGKTDALCETIITWELNGREFTTTGLDSDQTVAAIKATQKMLNLI comes from the coding sequence ATGGACACTACGTTACGGGATGGCGAACAAACCAGCGGCGTGTCTTTCTCAGCACAGGAAAAATTAACGATAGCTCAACTACTGCTTACGGAAGTAAAAGTAGACCGGATTGAGATCGCCTCAGCCCGGGTGTCGGAAGGAGAATTTCAGGCGGTAAAGAGGATTACCGATTGGGCAACGTCTAATGGTCTGATTGACAAAGTGGAGGTTTTAACTTTTGTAGACGGCGACACTTCCATTAAATGGATGCAGAAGGCCGGAGCCAAAGTAATGAACCTGTTAACCAAGGGCTCCCTCAACCATCTTACACATCAGCTAAAAAAAACGCCGGAACAACATTTTGCGGAAATAGCCAGCGTTTTAAAGCTTGCCGCCAAAAAAGGAATTACTTGTAATGTTTACCTGGAAGACTGGAGTAATGGCATGCGCTTTTCAAAGGATTATGTTTTCCAGTATATCGACTTCCTGGCTACTCAACCAGTGAAACGCGTGTTGCTTCCCGATACACTGGGCATCCTTATTCCTTCGGAAGCTTCCAAATATCTGACTGAAATTACGAACCGCTACCCTACGCTCCATTTTGATTTTCATGGGCATAATGATTATGATCTAAGCGTAGCCAACGCCCTTGAGGCGGTAAAAGCCGGCATCAGGGGACTACATCTCACCATCAACGGTATGGGTGAACGCGCGGGTAATACTCCCCTGGAAAGTGTGGTTGCAGTACTCAACGATTTCCAAAAGGATGTAAAAATATCAGTCAATGAAAAAGCGCTTTATAAAGTGAGCCGGTTGGTGGAAGCTTTTTCCGGCTTCAGGATATCGGCCAATAAACCCGTTGTTGGAGAAAATGTATTTACCCAAACAGCGGGGATACATGCCGATGGAGACAAAAAGAAAAATCTTTATTATAACGACCTGATGCCTGAACGTTTTGGCCGCAAGAGGAAATACGCACTGGGCAAAACATCGGGTAAGGCCAATATTGAAAACAACCTGGCACAACTGGGCATTCAATTATCTGATGAAGATCTTAAAATTGTAACACAAAGAATCATCGAGTTGGGTGACAAAAAAGAAACGGTCACGCAGGATGATCTGCCCTATATTATTTCGGATGTGCTGGACAGTCATACCATCGGTGATAGAGTGGTTGTAGAAGATTATGTATTGACGCATTCTAAAAACATGCGTCCGTCAACAACGGTAATATTAAAGTTCGAAGATGGCATTATAGAAGAAAATGCATCGGGCGATGGGCAATATGATGCGTTTATGAATGCACTTACCAGAATCTATACGAAAAAGAAATTGCCGCTGGCCAAGCTTCGCGACTATATCGTACGCATTCCGCCGGGTGGTAAAACGGATGCACTTTGCGAAACGATCATTACCTGGGAATTGAATGGTCGTGAATTTACAACCACCGGGCTGGATAGTGATCAAACGGTAGCAGCAATCAAAGCCACACAAAAGATGTTGAATCTTATATAA
- the leuD gene encoding 3-isopropylmalate dehydratase small subunit, which produces MAYDKFKVLQSTAVPLPIENVDTDQIIPARFLKATERKGFGDNLFRDWRYNNDDSPKQDFVLNNPIYSGKILVGGKNFGSGSSREHAAWAIYDYGFRCVISSFFADIFKGNSLNIGILPVTVSEAFLDKIFKAIEADPKTELEVNLPEQKVTILATGESEGFDINGYKKHNLTNGFDDIDYLQDMKTEIAAFAEKSIY; this is translated from the coding sequence ATGGCTTACGATAAATTTAAAGTATTACAATCTACAGCAGTTCCTTTACCTATTGAAAACGTAGATACCGACCAGATCATTCCTGCCCGCTTCTTAAAAGCAACAGAGCGCAAGGGCTTTGGAGATAACTTATTTCGCGACTGGCGTTACAATAACGACGATAGCCCTAAACAAGACTTCGTCCTGAACAATCCTATTTACAGCGGTAAAATACTGGTAGGTGGTAAAAACTTTGGTAGCGGTAGTAGCCGTGAGCATGCTGCCTGGGCTATTTATGATTACGGGTTCCGTTGTGTGATATCCAGCTTCTTTGCGGATATCTTTAAGGGCAATTCTCTGAACATCGGTATTTTGCCGGTAACAGTTAGCGAGGCCTTCCTGGATAAGATTTTCAAAGCTATTGAAGCCGATCCGAAGACAGAACTGGAAGTAAACCTGCCCGAACAAAAGGTAACTATTTTAGCAACAGGCGAATCAGAAGGCTTTGATATCAATGGCTATAAAAAGCATAATTTAACGAATGGCTTCGATGACATTGATTATCTGCAGGATATGAAAACAGAAATTGCCGCTTTCGCGGAGAAAAGCATCTATTAA
- the leuC gene encoding 3-isopropylmalate dehydratase large subunit yields the protein MSTNPTTLFDKVWDAHVVRKIEDGPDVLFIDRHFIHEVTSPVAFLGIENRGIGVMYPQRTFATADHNTPTINQHLPVADPLSAKQLAALSSNAEKYGISIWALGSPKNGIVHVVGPENGITQPGMTIVCGDSHTSTHGAFGSIAFGIGTSEVEMVLSSQCIMQPKPKKMRITVNGKLGKGVLPKDVALYIIAQITASGATGYFVEYAGEVFENMTMEGRMTVCNMSIESGARGGMIAPDETTFNYIKGRDKAPKGEDWDKALAYWKTLKTDADAKFDLELSFNGADIEPQITYGTNPGLGTGITRKIPKASEVKDGEASYKKSLAYMDFQEDENIIGKKIDYVFLGSCTNGRIEDFRAFASIVKGKKKADNITAWLVPGSHIVEAQIKEEGILDVLTEAGFELRQPGCSACLAMNDDKIPAGKYAVSTSNRNFEGRQGPGARTLLASPYVAAAVAVTGVVTDPRELIEEEATV from the coding sequence ATGAGTACAAATCCAACCACTTTGTTTGATAAAGTCTGGGACGCCCACGTGGTGAGAAAAATTGAGGACGGTCCGGATGTTTTATTTATTGACCGCCATTTTATTCATGAAGTAACCAGCCCGGTAGCTTTCCTGGGTATTGAAAACAGAGGAATTGGAGTGATGTACCCACAGCGTACCTTCGCTACCGCCGATCACAACACCCCTACTATTAATCAACATTTACCCGTAGCAGATCCTTTATCAGCTAAACAGTTAGCAGCTTTGTCAAGCAATGCAGAAAAATACGGTATTTCGATCTGGGCGTTGGGAAGTCCTAAAAATGGCATCGTACACGTGGTTGGACCAGAAAATGGTATTACGCAACCAGGTATGACCATCGTTTGCGGAGACTCTCATACTTCTACTCACGGCGCTTTTGGTAGTATTGCTTTTGGTATCGGTACTTCTGAAGTGGAAATGGTACTCTCTTCTCAGTGTATCATGCAGCCAAAACCCAAAAAAATGCGCATTACCGTTAACGGCAAATTAGGCAAAGGTGTTTTACCAAAGGATGTGGCATTGTATATCATTGCACAGATCACTGCCAGTGGCGCTACGGGATATTTTGTTGAGTATGCAGGTGAGGTATTTGAGAATATGACCATGGAAGGCCGTATGACGGTTTGTAACATGAGTATCGAATCGGGTGCCCGTGGCGGTATGATTGCCCCTGATGAAACTACTTTCAACTACATTAAAGGAAGAGATAAAGCTCCTAAAGGTGAAGACTGGGATAAAGCACTGGCTTACTGGAAAACCTTAAAGACAGACGCTGACGCGAAATTTGATTTGGAACTTAGCTTTAACGGAGCTGATATTGAGCCGCAGATCACTTATGGAACAAACCCTGGTTTAGGAACCGGCATTACCCGTAAAATACCAAAAGCATCTGAAGTAAAAGATGGTGAAGCTTCTTACAAAAAGTCACTGGCTTATATGGACTTCCAGGAAGATGAAAACATCATCGGTAAAAAAATCGATTATGTCTTCCTGGGCAGCTGCACCAATGGCCGTATCGAAGACTTCCGTGCTTTTGCCTCAATAGTTAAAGGTAAAAAGAAGGCGGACAATATCACTGCATGGTTAGTACCAGGCTCCCATATAGTAGAGGCACAGATTAAAGAAGAAGGCATTTTAGATGTACTAACTGAAGCCGGGTTTGAATTAAGACAACCAGGCTGTTCTGCCTGCCTGGCAATGAATGATGATAAAATTCCGGCGGGCAAGTATGCTGTAAGTACCAGCAACCGCAACTTCGAAGGAAGACAAGGCCCTGGCGCCCGTACCCTTTTGGCAAGTCCATACGTAGCCGCTGCCGTAGCAGTAACCGGTGTAGTTACAGATCCGAGAGAACTGATTGAAGAAGAAGCAACAGTTTAG
- a CDS encoding TlpA family protein disulfide reductase: MKNVNEFLKLLGLLLVFNSVSGQKTKPLPDGVEQWFSLRLQNTGDRKPIDNYDDDAAFFSTDSATVIGYLKGYKPSEGFRTGMIYIENEFSRADHPIVVKILEDGRFEARIPMWHPKVVEMVFNDREFQYYIEPGQTLGIIIDWPLFRKNDNDDAIQFYGLLADINIGLGNIPLPKIDDDWLAKQVRQVKPQKFKGETLLDWDTQKRILDSILAIRRYHEKLKALVHAELTIDMLMRLYKYTELRKREFREYPHDLVLQVPLPANFYDFNKEVDFTNNSIFISPNFSSFINLTEYGPLIKAVSLTDTEFLVTGLKKVVRLDEMRDSIARNELYLTNGKVYDLIRLHRLIAAFDPDLRSVGNDSLITYFETVKRGLYNSFYTQQADIIIEDALRKKEGRGIPLPGSYAGALFKKLIAPYAGKMIFVDFWATTCGSSVWDIQQMRATRDKYKDSKDFVFLFITSEDESSKRVYQSFVRKQQLANTVYLSSDDYRYLRELFGIYGIPRYAIINKKGEVLNSKSEPHEFMLEINTFNTVVQHSSTH, translated from the coding sequence ATGAAGAATGTAAATGAGTTTTTGAAATTGTTGGGCCTTTTGCTTGTTTTCAACAGCGTTTCAGGCCAGAAGACGAAACCTTTACCTGATGGGGTAGAACAGTGGTTCAGCCTCCGGTTACAAAATACCGGAGACAGGAAGCCGATAGACAATTACGATGATGATGCTGCCTTCTTTTCAACAGACTCGGCCACCGTAATAGGCTACCTGAAAGGCTATAAACCATCAGAGGGTTTTAGAACAGGAATGATCTATATAGAAAATGAGTTCTCCAGGGCAGACCACCCGATCGTTGTAAAAATTCTTGAGGATGGGCGCTTTGAGGCTCGCATTCCTATGTGGCACCCCAAAGTAGTTGAGATGGTTTTTAATGATCGGGAATTTCAATATTATATAGAGCCCGGTCAAACCCTTGGTATCATTATCGACTGGCCTCTATTCAGGAAAAATGACAATGATGACGCTATACAATTTTATGGTCTTTTGGCTGATATCAACATCGGGCTTGGAAATATCCCGCTCCCTAAAATAGATGACGACTGGTTGGCTAAACAGGTAAGACAAGTAAAACCCCAGAAGTTTAAGGGGGAAACACTTCTGGATTGGGATACCCAAAAACGGATATTGGATTCAATCTTGGCCATCAGAAGATATCATGAAAAGTTAAAAGCACTCGTGCACGCGGAATTAACTATCGATATGCTGATGCGTTTGTACAAATATACGGAGCTCAGAAAGCGGGAGTTTAGAGAATATCCGCATGACCTTGTTTTACAAGTCCCTTTACCGGCTAATTTTTACGACTTCAACAAAGAGGTAGATTTCACTAACAATAGTATTTTTATTTCTCCAAATTTTTCCTCTTTTATCAACCTTACAGAATACGGTCCGCTGATTAAAGCAGTAAGTTTGACGGATACCGAATTTTTGGTAACGGGGCTCAAAAAAGTGGTGAGACTGGATGAAATGCGGGATTCTATTGCCCGGAATGAGCTTTACCTGACTAATGGTAAGGTATATGACCTGATAAGATTACACCGGCTTATTGCAGCATTTGATCCTGATTTACGGTCCGTGGGTAATGACAGCTTAATTACTTATTTCGAAACGGTAAAGCGCGGTCTTTATAATTCATTTTATACGCAACAGGCCGATATAATTATCGAGGATGCACTACGAAAAAAAGAAGGAAGGGGTATACCACTGCCTGGGTCTTATGCGGGAGCTCTCTTTAAAAAGCTGATCGCACCGTACGCCGGTAAAATGATTTTCGTGGATTTTTGGGCTACTACATGCGGGTCCTCTGTTTGGGACATTCAGCAAATGCGTGCAACAAGGGACAAATACAAAGACAGTAAAGATTTTGTTTTTTTGTTTATTACTTCCGAGGACGAGTCCTCTAAAAGGGTCTATCAATCATTTGTTCGAAAGCAACAATTGGCAAATACAGTTTACCTGAGCAGCGACGACTACCGGTACCTGAGAGAACTTTTTGGCATTTATGGTATCCCCAGGTATGCTATTATTAATAAAAAAGGAGAGGTATTGAATAGCAAATCGGAACCACATGAATTTATGCTTGAAATCAACACATTTAACACGGTAGTTCAACACTCATCCACTCACTAA
- a CDS encoding GNAT family N-acetyltransferase, whose translation MDTSIRKALKAELPIIRRLALDIWPATYSSILSQEQLAYMLELFYSDPVLEKDFDKPGYSFFLLEQEGKDTGFAGLELKEDQTAHLHKIYLSPDHQGKGLGKKMIQFIIDFAKNAGAHSLTLHVNRYNKALQFYQAVGFEIIKELDTEIGNGYLMNDYVMKKDL comes from the coding sequence ATGGACACATCCATCAGAAAAGCTTTAAAAGCAGAACTTCCCATTATACGTCGACTGGCCCTTGATATCTGGCCGGCCACCTATTCGTCTATTTTATCCCAGGAACAGCTGGCTTATATGCTGGAGCTGTTTTATAGCGATCCTGTGCTTGAAAAAGATTTCGATAAACCAGGATATTCTTTTTTTCTCCTGGAACAGGAAGGAAAGGATACCGGGTTTGCAGGCCTCGAATTAAAAGAGGACCAAACAGCGCACCTCCACAAAATATACCTGTCGCCTGACCACCAGGGCAAAGGGCTAGGAAAAAAGATGATTCAATTCATAATTGATTTTGCAAAAAATGCCGGCGCCCATAGCCTCACGCTTCATGTAAACCGCTACAATAAGGCGCTGCAGTTTTACCAGGCCGTAGGCTTTGAAATTATCAAAGAGCTGGATACTGAAATTGGTAACGGTTATTTGATGAATGATTATGTGATGAAGAAAGACCTCTGA
- a CDS encoding isocitrate dehydrogenase (NADP(+)) gives MAEKIKVANPVVELDGDEMTRIIWKFIKDKLILPYVDLDIKYFDLGVEYRDETNDQVTIDAANAIKEHGVGIKCATITPDEARVTEFNLKQMWKSPNGTIRNILDGTVFREPIVIKNIPRLVTNWTAPIIVGRHAFGDQYRATDTVIKGKGKLTMTFVPEDGGEAQTFEVYNFKGDGVAMTMYNTDESIYGFARSCFNVALNKKWPLYLSTKNTILKKYDGRFKDIFEEVYQNEFKAQFTEAGIVYEHRLIDDMVASALKWNGNFVWACKNYDGDVQSDTVAQGFGSLGLMTSVLVTPDGKTMEAEAAHGTVTRHYREHQKGNPTSTNPIASIFAWTRGLAFRGKLDNNQPLIDFANALEAVCIETVEEGKMTKDLAVCVHGNKVSHGEHYLYTEEFLEAIDENLKKKLA, from the coding sequence ATGGCTGAAAAAATCAAAGTGGCTAATCCCGTTGTGGAACTTGATGGCGATGAAATGACACGCATCATATGGAAATTCATTAAAGACAAATTAATCCTTCCTTATGTTGATCTGGATATTAAATATTTTGATCTGGGTGTTGAGTACAGGGACGAAACAAATGACCAGGTAACTATAGATGCTGCTAATGCCATTAAAGAACATGGTGTGGGTATCAAATGTGCTACTATTACACCAGATGAAGCACGTGTTACAGAGTTTAACCTGAAACAAATGTGGAAAAGCCCTAACGGAACCATCCGGAACATTTTAGATGGAACGGTTTTCCGTGAGCCAATCGTTATTAAAAATATTCCCCGCCTGGTTACCAACTGGACCGCGCCAATTATTGTAGGCCGTCATGCATTTGGCGATCAATATCGTGCTACAGATACCGTAATTAAAGGTAAAGGTAAATTAACCATGACTTTTGTACCGGAAGATGGTGGTGAAGCACAAACTTTTGAAGTATATAACTTTAAAGGAGATGGTGTGGCAATGACCATGTACAATACGGACGAAAGCATTTATGGTTTTGCGCGCAGCTGCTTCAATGTGGCATTAAACAAAAAATGGCCTTTATATCTTTCTACAAAAAATACCATTCTAAAAAAATACGACGGTCGCTTTAAAGACATTTTTGAAGAAGTGTACCAAAATGAATTTAAAGCTCAGTTTACTGAAGCCGGAATCGTTTATGAGCATCGCCTGATCGATGACATGGTTGCCAGCGCTTTAAAGTGGAACGGTAACTTTGTATGGGCTTGTAAAAACTACGATGGTGATGTACAAAGTGACACGGTAGCACAAGGATTCGGTTCTTTAGGTTTGATGACTTCTGTACTGGTTACACCCGATGGTAAAACTATGGAAGCTGAAGCTGCGCATGGTACCGTTACACGTCACTACCGCGAGCACCAAAAAGGTAACCCAACCAGCACCAACCCTATTGCGAGTATTTTTGCATGGACAAGAGGTTTGGCTTTCCGCGGTAAATTAGATAATAACCAGCCTTTGATCGATTTTGCCAATGCACTGGAAGCTGTTTGTATTGAAACAGTAGAAGAAGGTAAAATGACCAAAGACCTTGCTGTTTGCGTTCATGGTAACAAAGTAAGCCATGGTGAGCATTATTTGTATACTGAAGAGTTTTTGGAAGCAATTGACGAAAACCTGAAAAAGAAATTAGCTTAA
- a CDS encoding Crp/Fnr family transcriptional regulator, with product MLPLSMPVNEKIAADFVKFLRQFVPLTDTEVKKELLPIVSTREFAKKQVISKAGEVENYMNFISKGLIRKYYKTGEEEHIVQISREGHLISAQESFYTRTPSEYFVEALEPSVVISLTFEDMERLFASSHSFERLGRLVTVHTMVLKDKWQTSLIMQSPRDRFLNFVENHHEILQRVPQKYLASYLNIKPETFSRFKHLLRLKRPAL from the coding sequence ATGTTACCTTTGAGTATGCCCGTTAATGAAAAAATTGCAGCTGACTTCGTAAAATTTTTACGACAGTTTGTACCGCTTACCGACACCGAAGTAAAAAAGGAATTACTTCCTATTGTTAGCACCAGGGAATTTGCCAAAAAACAGGTTATTTCCAAAGCGGGTGAAGTAGAAAATTATATGAATTTTATCAGCAAGGGACTGATAAGAAAATACTATAAAACGGGAGAGGAGGAGCATATTGTGCAGATATCAAGAGAAGGCCACCTTATATCTGCTCAGGAGTCTTTCTACACCCGTACGCCCTCAGAGTATTTTGTAGAAGCTCTTGAGCCCAGTGTTGTTATTTCATTAACTTTTGAAGATATGGAGCGTTTATTTGCTTCCAGCCATAGCTTCGAAAGATTAGGACGGCTGGTAACCGTTCATACCATGGTACTGAAAGATAAATGGCAAACCAGCCTGATCATGCAATCGCCCCGCGACCGGTTTTTAAATTTTGTAGAAAATCACCACGAAATATTACAACGTGTGCCACAGAAATACCTCGCTTCCTATTTAAATATCAAGCCGGAGACCTTCTCCAGGTTTAAACATCTTTTGCGGCTAAAACGTCCGGCTTTATAA
- a CDS encoding Nramp family divalent metal transporter codes for MAKHHSEISLSEVHNSVDTTAPNKSRWRRILAFFGPAYLVSVGYMDPGNWATDLAGGSQFGYSLLWVLVMSNIMALLLQSLSARLGIVRNRDLAQANRETYPKKVNFALYILAEIAIAATDLAEILGMAIGLQLLTGMPLIYGVMITALDTFLLIMLQRLGMRKLEAFIIGLIFIIAMSFLIQIVVAKPDASEVVSGLVPHIENDTALYIAIGIIGATVMPHNLYLHSALVQTRKFNRDDASIKKALKLNFIDSAVALNMALLVNAAILILAAAVFYKTGRSDVGEIKQAYELLPQHLGSSFAAKLFAVALIAAGQSSTITGTLAGQIVMEGYLRLRINPIVRRLITRLIAIVPAALVILINGEEDVDSLLIFSQVVLSMQLGFAIIPLIHFVSDKKTMGKFVIKPWVKVSAWLITVVLVYLNARLIVEQAMDFFNTPGNLISKALIILGAIGFVILLLYTTIYPLQKKKSAQKITIHDTPKNLELSPVQRYGKIAITLDFGELDEKVINHALAQGTPDSTYLLIHITESVAAGANFGESVDDETLSDQQYLNAYVQQLKAKGYQAEGKLGFGNTVDSIARIINESDVELLVIGAHGHRGIKDLIYGETINQLRHLIKAPVLIVPAKTEL; via the coding sequence ATGGCAAAGCATCACTCAGAAATTTCATTAAGCGAGGTTCATAATTCGGTAGATACCACAGCCCCGAATAAATCGAGGTGGAGACGGATCCTGGCTTTTTTCGGCCCGGCCTACCTGGTCAGCGTGGGCTATATGGATCCCGGTAACTGGGCTACAGACCTGGCGGGGGGAAGCCAGTTTGGTTATTCGCTTTTATGGGTGCTGGTGATGAGCAATATAATGGCGTTGTTGCTGCAGAGCCTTTCTGCAAGATTAGGAATCGTACGCAACCGCGACCTGGCGCAGGCCAACCGCGAAACCTATCCAAAAAAGGTCAATTTCGCATTATATATCCTGGCAGAGATAGCCATCGCCGCCACAGACCTGGCGGAAATACTGGGTATGGCTATTGGCTTACAGCTATTAACGGGCATGCCCCTTATCTATGGAGTAATGATCACTGCACTCGATACATTTTTGCTGATCATGCTGCAACGCCTGGGCATGCGTAAGCTGGAGGCATTTATCATTGGCCTGATTTTCATAATAGCCATGTCTTTTCTTATACAAATTGTGGTGGCGAAACCCGATGCCAGCGAAGTGGTTTCCGGGTTGGTACCTCATATTGAAAATGATACGGCCTTATACATTGCTATCGGAATTATTGGCGCTACCGTAATGCCTCATAACCTCTACCTTCATTCGGCCCTGGTGCAAACCCGTAAATTCAACCGGGATGATGCCAGCATTAAAAAAGCATTGAAGCTGAATTTCATTGACAGCGCTGTAGCCCTGAATATGGCGCTGCTTGTAAATGCGGCCATACTCATATTAGCGGCCGCAGTGTTCTATAAAACCGGCCGGTCTGATGTTGGAGAGATCAAACAGGCTTACGAACTCTTACCGCAACATCTGGGCAGCAGTTTTGCTGCCAAGCTTTTTGCGGTGGCGCTTATTGCTGCAGGACAAAGCAGCACTATTACCGGCACACTGGCCGGGCAAATTGTGATGGAGGGCTACCTGAGGCTAAGGATCAACCCTATTGTACGCCGTTTGATCACCCGTTTGATAGCTATTGTACCAGCCGCACTGGTTATATTGATCAATGGCGAAGAAGATGTAGACAGCCTGCTTATATTCAGCCAGGTTGTATTAAGCATGCAGTTGGGATTTGCCATTATACCGCTGATCCACTTTGTAAGTGATAAAAAAACGATGGGTAAGTTTGTGATCAAACCCTGGGTTAAGGTATCCGCCTGGCTCATTACTGTTGTATTGGTCTACCTGAATGCACGTTTAATAGTGGAGCAGGCTATGGACTTTTTCAATACACCCGGCAACCTGATCTCGAAGGCTTTAATTATTTTGGGAGCCATCGGTTTTGTCATTCTTTTATTGTATACTACTATTTACCCGTTGCAAAAAAAGAAGTCTGCCCAAAAGATTACCATACACGATACACCCAAAAACCTTGAATTATCGCCGGTACAGCGTTATGGTAAAATAGCTATTACGCTCGATTTTGGTGAACTGGATGAAAAAGTGATTAATCATGCTTTGGCCCAGGGAACGCCCGACAGCACTTACCTGTTAATACATATAACGGAAAGTGTAGCCGCCGGAGCCAATTTTGGAGAGAGCGTTGATGACGAAACCCTGTCTGATCAGCAATATCTTAACGCCTATGTACAACAATTGAAAGCTAAAGGATACCAGGCTGAAGGAAAGCTGGGCTTTGGAAATACGGTCGACAGTATTGCCCGGATCATTAATGAATCGGATGTAGAGCTATTAGTAATAGGCGCTCACGGACACAGAGGAATAAAGGACCTGATTTACGGTGAAACCATCAACCAGTTGAGGCACCTGATAAAAGCGCCCGTATTAATTGTACCCGCTAAAACAGAATTATAA
- a CDS encoding metal-dependent transcriptional regulator — protein MIRFTISEENYLKTIYHLQNASGIVATNDLATSLHTAPASITDMLKKLSKKGLVSYKAYYGCTLTESGEAEAVSIVRRHRLWEYFLSQKLGFSWEEVHEVAEELEHISNEKLIDKLDAFLGFPRTDPHGDPIPDAKGKIIQARQVSLATLSEKKVAIVTQIGNQSPEVLEMLDEKNISIGSRIQVIKKYAFDESMEVRTDNKHQSYLTKELSQNIFIKN, from the coding sequence ATGATCCGATTTACAATCTCGGAAGAGAATTATCTGAAGACTATTTATCATTTGCAAAACGCATCGGGTATTGTTGCTACCAACGACCTTGCCACCTCCCTTCATACAGCTCCCGCTTCCATTACGGACATGCTCAAAAAGCTCAGTAAAAAAGGGCTGGTCAGCTATAAAGCCTACTATGGCTGTACCCTTACAGAATCGGGCGAGGCAGAGGCTGTGAGCATTGTAAGAAGACACCGTTTATGGGAATATTTTCTTTCTCAAAAACTGGGTTTCAGCTGGGAAGAGGTGCATGAGGTGGCCGAGGAACTGGAACATATCAGCAATGAAAAACTCATTGACAAGCTGGATGCATTTTTGGGTTTTCCAAGAACAGATCCCCATGGAGATCCTATTCCGGATGCCAAAGGAAAGATCATTCAAGCCAGGCAAGTGTCTTTGGCGACCCTTTCTGAAAAAAAAGTAGCCATTGTAACACAGATCGGGAACCAGTCGCCGGAGGTACTCGAGATGCTGGATGAGAAAAATATTTCTATAGGAAGCCGGATACAGGTAATAAAAAAATATGCATTCGACGAGTCTATGGAAGTAAGAACAGATAATAAACACCAATCTTATTTAACAAAAGAGTTATCCCAAAACATCTTTATTAAAAACTAA